A single region of the Zootoca vivipara chromosome 2, rZooViv1.1, whole genome shotgun sequence genome encodes:
- the LOC132591744 gene encoding uncharacterized protein LOC132591744 isoform X2 — protein MDIFLKDLLEPSQRDIFNHLTRMKTTMAVPFKSALKDRALVSSNIGMPPHLIHRIQYPAYTSHTSPVVKKLAEQDKLRISKLLAAPRISIQGLSSRESSLSHIPQQKRSYGSQDVGVAAEQSPAVSRFSIATSPLYVSREFFDGGLVPISSFSPEGALAPGVGNCHAVTQSQTLTS, from the exons ATGGATATTTTCTTAAAGGATCTCTTGGAGCCTTCTCAGAGGGACATATTCAATCACTTGACACGGATGAAAACAACCATGGCAGTCCCTTTTAAGAGTGCATTGAAAG ATCGGGCTTTGGTATCAAGCAATATTGGCATGCCACCGCATCTGATCCACCGCATCCAGTATCCAGCCTACACTAGTCACACATCTCCCGTGGTCAAGAAGCTTGCGGAGCAGGACAAATTGAGAATTTCCAAGTTGCTGGCAGCACCTCGGATAAGCATTCAAGGACTGAGCAGCAGGGAAAGCAGCCTTTCTCACATCCCCCAGCAGAAGCGCAGCTACGGGTCTCAAGACGTAGGTGTGGCTGCTGAACAAAGTCCAGCAGTGTCACGATTCAGCATAGCAACGAGTCCCCTTTACGTTAGCAGGGAATTCTTTGATGGTGGCCTGGTCCCCATAAGCAGCTTTTCCCCAGAGGGAGCCTTAGCGCCAG
- the LOC132591744 gene encoding uncharacterized protein LOC132591744 isoform X1: MDIFLKDLLEPSQRDIFNHLTRMKTTMAVPFKSALKDRALVSSNIGMPPHLIHRIQYPAYTSHTSPVVKKLAEQDKLRISKLLAAPRISIQGLSSRESSLSHIPQQKRSYGSQDVGVAAEQSPAVSRFSIATSPLYVSREFFDGGLVPISSFSPEGALAPGNFVIFSKKKVPLRVLPMKLLDASGIRKGKTVQIASSDWSTLKSFGN, translated from the exons ATGGATATTTTCTTAAAGGATCTCTTGGAGCCTTCTCAGAGGGACATATTCAATCACTTGACACGGATGAAAACAACCATGGCAGTCCCTTTTAAGAGTGCATTGAAAG ATCGGGCTTTGGTATCAAGCAATATTGGCATGCCACCGCATCTGATCCACCGCATCCAGTATCCAGCCTACACTAGTCACACATCTCCCGTGGTCAAGAAGCTTGCGGAGCAGGACAAATTGAGAATTTCCAAGTTGCTGGCAGCACCTCGGATAAGCATTCAAGGACTGAGCAGCAGGGAAAGCAGCCTTTCTCACATCCCCCAGCAGAAGCGCAGCTACGGGTCTCAAGACGTAGGTGTGGCTGCTGAACAAAGTCCAGCAGTGTCACGATTCAGCATAGCAACGAGTCCCCTTTACGTTAGCAGGGAATTCTTTGATGGTGGCCTGGTCCCCATAAGCAGCTTTTCCCCAGAGGGAGCCTTAGCGCCAGGTAACTTTgtcattttttccaaaaaaaaagtcCCTCTCCGTGTGTTGCCAATGAAGCTGCTCGATGCCTCCGGTATCAGGAAAGGCAAGACGGTGCAAATAGCCTCCTCAGATTGGTCCACATTAAAATCCTTCGGCAACTAA